From the Rhinatrema bivittatum chromosome 3, aRhiBiv1.1, whole genome shotgun sequence genome, one window contains:
- the LOC115088836 gene encoding uncharacterized protein LOC115088836, producing the protein MAELWKRRSMSPLMTVDAYIQNKREDEDLCVRLDSMHHRHWVTLNTLRQKTNHMEKQHQHLLLQRAISQRSTLGQVMNEIRSLKSAKLSSDNKRDLLPDIELSIKSDSALPKPNHLQMFLWQPSVSFAPHGKTQAKDIRSLVHRPLMQRASSAMELSRFRSDLASVKTPERTMDFVVEQPKAMLSLQRRSASTVEVMTYRQLGGIAKIENIYIKETEMQKKNKLLEKEQIKQKLNASLQEKIKNFLKNCEKD; encoded by the coding sequence ATGGCAGAGCTGTGGAAACGCAGATCAATGTCACCCCTAATGACAGTCGATGCATACATCCAAAACAAAAGAGAAGATGAGGATCTGTGCGTAAGGCTAGACAGCATGCATCACAGGCACTGGGTAACCCTGAACACCCTGAGGCAAAAGACTAACCACATGGAGAAACAACATCAGCATCTTCTGCTCCAGAGGGCCATCTCCCAGCGGTCAACATTGGGCCAGGTCATGAATGAAATCCGGTCTCTGAAGAGTGCAAAGCTGAGCAGTGACAACAAGAGGGACCTGTTGCCAGACATTGAATTATCAATAAAGTCTGACAGTGCATTGCCTAAACCTAACCATCTTCAGATGTTTTTATGGCAGCCCTCGGTATCCTTTGCTCCGCATGGTAAGACACAGGCCAAAGACATCAGATCATTAGTTCACCGTCCCTTAATGCAGAGAGCATCTTCTGCCATGGAGCTTTCAAGATTCAGATCAGATCTGGCTTCTGTTAAGACTCCAGAAAGAACCATGGACTTTGTAGTGGAGCAACCCAAAGCAATGCTGTCCCTTCAGCGAAGATCAGCAAGCACAGTGGAAGTGATGACATATAGGCAGCTAGGGGGTATAgccaaaatagaaaatatttacattaaaGAAACTGAGATGCAGAAGAAGAACAAACTGCTAGAGAAGGAGCAAATCAAGCAGAAGCTTAATGCCTCCCTTCAGGAAAAAATAAAGAACTTTCTCAAGAACTGTGAAAAAGACTAA